The segment atcttccttctattgtaccttttctttttagggtggattcttcttactctgttagggctcttgtctgcatcttcagccgttggtgtttgaactctatttaatcaggacaggctggggctggaggttgattccatcatccatacatacctcattcacacatctaaactaaactaataagattacagcagggtttgcaaaaatgaaggttgcagcaagcccttacaaaatggagtaagtgttttaaaatggggtttgaattacaatatggcaaacagtgaacagaagttacaatatagacaagtataatggatggcaaacactgaacaaaagttacactgtaggcaagtgtaataaatggtgaacagaagttacaatactgaaacagtgcaagtctcaggcctggtctacactaggcgtttatgtcgaagttagcgccgttaaatcgaattaaccctgcacccgtccacactgcgatgctatttagttcgacatagaggtctctttaattcgacttctgtactcctccccgacgaggggagtagcgctaaattcgacatggccatgtcgaattaggctaggtgtggatggaaatcgacgctaatagctccgggagctatcccacagtgcaccactctgttgacgctctggacagcagtgcgagctcggatgctctgaccagccacacaggaaaagccccgggaaaatttgaatttgaattccttttcctgtctggccagtttgaatctcatttcctgtctggacatcgtggcgagcacagcagcactggcaacgatgcagagctctccagcagtgatggccatgcagtctgtgaatagaaagagagccccagcatggactgatcgtgaagtcttggatctcatcgctgtgtggggcgatgagtccgtgctttccgagctgcgatccaaaagaaggaatgcaaagatctacgagaagatctctaaagacatggcagagagaggatacagccgggatgcaacgcagtgccgcgtgaaaatcaaggagctgagacaaggctaccagaagaccaaagaggcaaacggacgctccggatcccatccccagacatcccgtttctacgaggcactgcattccatcctcggtgctgccgccaccactaccccaccagtgaccgtggactctgaggatgggatactgtccacggccggttcctcagacatgttaggggacggggaagatgaggaaggagatgaggagggcgaggcagttggcagctctcacaacgctgatttccccgacagccaggatctcttcatcacccttacagagatcccctacgaagcgtccccagccattaccccggacacagaatctggtgaaggatcagccagtaagtgttgtaaacatctaaacatttatttttaacaaaacaggaatattaacaattaaaagaatgggttgttcatgattagtgtgccctaggcgcttaacggtttagtaaggggcagtgcaagttttgaaaagaaatctagcaatgtccggttttcagtgattgtcctgcacaagccgctctactgtgtattccctgctactgcagctacagtaaaatgcggtctatatgtgcggggatagagcagtaatcctcctgggacatctcgatgaagctctcctggaggtaacttgaaagccgttgcatgaggttcttggggagagcggccttattgggtcctccgaagtacgacacgttgccgcgccacgagattatcaggtactcggggatcattgctctgcacagcagggcggcatacggccctggtctttggaggctttcccggagcattctctctttgtcgctctcggagatcctcatcagggtgatgtcggccatggtgacctgcttttaattaggtaggggaatgttagtgttgggactgctttcccgttcctttacagaactgtcaccgctggtttgcagccacgcggtggaggcgggagaggggcagccgaaagggatcgttcccggggacagccgcgagggggtgggacaggggcagagttcccgcttgccggattgctggcagcagggactgacattgatttaaatgtgaaatgaggccagtggtaatataaaagttttaaactgccacaagtgtacggcttaccatgtctgcctgcaacagaaattccgttgtgctgcctcgcttctcaaatgtgctgttcaagaccccaggcacagaatgcgaaggccgagaattcgaccttgtgctgagtgcgcatgtgaaaggtgctgtgcatggtcttgttcacagagaaagactatgttctttgttcacaactacatttatctttcagaggaattcactccctttttcccatttccacagccccgtctgcgactgtctcacaacctagcctggaatcacactcccagaggctagcgcggattaggcgtaggaagaagaggacacgggaggacatgttctctgagcttatggcctcttcccaagcccaggcagcacagcagacccagtggcgggagaacttgacccgaatgcaccaagccaacatggatcgggaggagaggtggcggcaggaagaccagcaggcgactctaacgctgcttggactactgagggagcaaacggacacactccggcgccttgtggatgttctgcaggaacggaggcaggaggacagagccccgctgcagtccatctctaaccgccctcccccgccaccaagtcccatacccacctcacccaaagtgcaaagaaggagaggcggcagagtccctgctaactctcactccacccctgcagagagctctagtagcagaaggctctcatttcccaaaatttgaaaagttctttccttcccgcctgacacaagcccacgtccaagtttcacctcccaatgccatgtgtagttgataataaaaaattcgtttctgttaactactgtttcaatcatgttcttttggaggaggaggggaaagggggttggaaattggacaggacagtctcctttggcagggtacatagtcgggggcaggcacagcagcagggcacatacacagtgcagtgatgcagtgactagttgccccggttagtctgggaggttgttttgatgtaatgttggggggggtgggttgctctgtgactttgtggcgggggagggcagttacagatcttaagcgccggtccttagacaggatcacagagccacacagcatgggatctgtaaccgtcctccccctgccacaaagtcaaatagacctcccatacacacagtcccgatcaggaggggtgacaggctccgttgaaacaagcatcccaccgcagcggagcctgtcaatccttgagtttagaagctgcattcgcatcacaacactagacccgccccgcaccacagtctgcgtcccagttttaaaaaattcccgctaaaacagtattaaagaaaacggtgtgctttaacaaagtagaactatttttatttcgacacgtgtgttggagggggggtgaagggggtatgtaactggataggatagtcaacattacctgggtaaagaaacgggggcaggtttagcttctcagtacacaaactataaaatcacaggttaccctgctcactcaggaactttgctttcaaagcctcccggatgcacagcgcttcccgctggtctcttctaatcgcccggctgtctggctgtgagtaatcaccagccaggctattttcctcaacctcccaccccgccataaaggtctcccccttgctctcacagagattgtggagcacacagcaagctgctataacaatggggatattggtttcgctgagatcacagcgagtcagtaagcttctccatctccccttgagacggccaaaagcacactccaccaccattctgcacttgctcagccggtagttgaagagttctttttcagtgtccagggcgccagtatagggcttcatgagccagggcattagcgggtaggctgggtccccgaggatgactataggcatctccacatccccaacagttattttgtggtccgggaagtaaataccttgttgcagccgtctaaacagaccagagttcctgaaaacacgagcgtcatgaaccttgcccggccatcccacgtagatgttggtaaaacgtcccctgtggtccaccagtgcttgcagcaccatggaaaagtatccctttcggttaatgtactgggtggcctggtggtccggtgccaggatagggatgtgagttccatctatggccccaccgcagtttgggaatcccatcgctgcgaagccatctatgatcgcctccacgtttcccagggtcactacctttggcagcagtacatcaacgattgccttcgctacttgcatcacaacaacccccacggtagatttgcccaccccaaactggttcgcgactgaccggtagctgtctggcgttgcaagcttccacagggctatggccactcgcttctgtacactcagtgcagctcgcaaccgggtgtcactgcgcttcagggcaggggacagcaactcacaaagttccaggaaagttcccttccgcatgcgaaagtttcgcagccactgggattcatcccagacctgcagcactatgcggtcccaccactcagtgcttgtttcccgtgcccagaatcgccgttccacggcatcaacatgacccattgccactgtgatgtcctcggcgctgggtcgcctgctttctgacaggtctgtgctactctcagacttcaggacatcaccgcggtgccgtagcctccttgcctgacttttctgcatctgcctcagggaaacctttatgataagctgcgagacgttgagagcggccacaactgcagcgatggtcgcagcgggctccatgctcggagtacagtggcgtccgcgctgtcaatgactggaaaagcgcgcgaactgttttcccgccggcgctttcagggagggagggcgggagtgatggacggatgacgacagtttcccaaaagcaccctcgactcattttgttacccagaaggcattgccggctacacccagaattccaatgggcagaggggactgcgggaactgtgggatagctgaccacagtgcaccgcttcgaatgtcgacgctatcaccgttagtgtggacgcacaaagtcgaattactgtccttagtgtggacacacacgttcgactttgcaatatcgattacaaaaattcgatgcaagtaaaatcgaactactctcgtagtgtagacaaggcctcagtgatttaagcaggaattggattgatagtgaaacttacaaaggcagctgactgaacagctatggctcttaacaagcatcttaattgttaattagccagttattggggtaaccagttttatgaatgaaaattgtttcattcataaaactttacttatgaagttacattaataaagtagacaattaaaaacaatttcattcatcagttctacacagattaacatggctgctactctgaaaccaagttTTTAAGCATTTCCTATGGAAACAGACCTTTCAGGGTAGGGCTACAGTGTTATAATTTGAAATACATTTGAGGGTCACCGAGTCCCAAAACCTCTGACCAAGATTTAATAATGGTCACAGTGGTGGTATAATTTACTAGGTAGGTGAGAGCTAGGGAGGAGGGTATTAAACCATGTCATCTTTGTCCAGCTTGTCCTCATCCATCCTTCCACGAACGCAAGATGACGCCACACCCTTCCATTTTGTTGCAAGCacgttctttccatttctggccaaagagttttgtcatgggatcGGCCCAGCGCATTTTCGGTCTGCTCAGCTGTCACTTGTGGGCTCTGGGGATACAATCACTGATGCGGGTTGTCCACCTACTGTCTTGCCTGCAGACTACATGACCCGCCCATCTCTGCTTTGCGTTGTACATCACCTGCACTACATCATTCACCTCTGTACGCCTTCTGATCTCCTCATTCGGTATGTGATCATGGAGCAATATCTTACACATTCGTCTTTCCATTGCTCTCTGGGTGACGTAAAAACCATGATAAAAGGTTATTTAATAGTAGTCAAGATAATACAATTGGTTGTCAAAAAATTAACGTAACAGGGATTTTATTTAAAACTGAACAAACAGAACTTGATTCCACCTACCTATAATAACATTAAATAGGTTAAGaacatatataataaaaaagtataatgtttcaaatatatatatattataacttACTACTAAATGTACTTAACTAAATATAACCCtctaaataaagaaatatatCTATCTCTATATGCACAGGCTATTAGCTTATGGATtatgattattaatattttagtttAAGGTTCgcccttccccaaatatctcacAGGGTACTAACTCCAAGTAAGTCTTTGAGCCTGAGGCACCTCTCCTGATTCCCTGAAGAGACGGACTCAACTCCAGTGATGCTTGCTTGCAGGAGGCACACATTAGACCAGACCCACTTGATCTGAAAGACCTTAGGTTATTCTGTTCCAGCTCTCTGGGACAACAGGAATCAATGATAAGAGGTGACTAGAACCAGTGATCAGGAACGGACGCTCAGGAACATTCCATCAAACATAGACTGACTTGTCCAGCCAGCCTTAAACTACAGAGACCCTCTCCTGTACATCTGTCCTGCTCAATCTTAGTCTCTCCACTTGCTCTCCGTTTCCCTCCGTCCCAGTTTCCCTCCATCTCTTGGCTGCCCTCTCCCTGTTTCTCTCAGTTTGCTCACAGactctctgtttctctctgaaTATGTCTAttctgcagttaaaaacccactGCTGGCCTatatcagctgactcaggctcgcatgGCTAAGGGGCTGTTAATTGTgttgtagatgttcaggctcatgctggagcctggactcccaGAGCCCGGacttcagcccaagcccaaatgtctggCTAGAAGGGCTGACTAGAAGATTGTGCCTCATCCGATTGGACTCAGAGTTAGTCATTAAGATCCATGCTTTTGTGATTCCCAGTCCTGGTGGTCTCAGTTCATTATTCCTAGCAATGAAGTTGCCAATCCTGAAAAAGCTCAGACTGGTACAGAATTCAGCTGCATGCTTGTTAGCAACACAGGCCACCAAAAGTGCATCACACCAGTGCTTGCAGTCAAATTCCAGGTCTTGATCTTGATGTTCCTTCCACTTTCCTCTATCTTGTAGAAATAAAGAAAAGCTTTTATTCCAAAGAACCTAGTaaaatgtttctcttttaaaTGGAATTATTGCAGTAAATTGTTTTCCTATGGTACTTACTTACTAGTGTACATTTCATTTTTCTGTACATTCATGGAGCCACTCAAAAAGATGCACTGCCTGACTGGCGTCAAATTCTTCTCTCACcacctttcatttttattttaaaagattaactGTAGAAATGGGTCTGAACCAAAGCTATAGATCCCAGCAGCCCACACTTTGGAAAAGTTGGGATCAGAACTCTGTAGGTCAGACCCACCTGAAAGGAGTAAGAGATCCAAGTCAGAGGTTTTTTTAATGGGAATACATGCATGTTTAAATAGCCCGTTGCCATAGATTCTATTCAGGGGAGTGTGACAAGTCTCAGATTTATGAATAATCCTCCTTACCCATGTCTCTTATCTTTTCTCCTCACTCTCTCAGtgccccttctctctccttctccttctctttcATTAGAAATTATTACTTGCAAAGCACCAACAATGTGCAAGTTGCTTTGAAGACAGTCATGAAGAAAAGATCCCTACCCTGCACAACTTAAAATTGAAATTTCTCACTTACTCTTTTTACCACTCCGTTCttttctgtgtctctctctccgcCCCTCAATTCACCCCCACCTCAGATATGGTGCATTAGAAGAAGACACACTAGTTAATACTAGAACAGAAAGAAATCAGGAGAAGCATAggggaaagaagaacaggaaggaGAAAAGTAAATcattcttccaaaaaaaaaaaaattctatggcAGGATCTGACATCCATGGTGACTGCCACAGCTGAAGAACTGTGTACAACCACGAACAGAAAGGGTCAAATTTAGTTTAATATAGTTTCTTTTGAGGTTTCATAAATACTGTACAAAGCATAAATCAGTTACAAAAAATTAATGCATTGACTGTTTAGGTAAATACAGGATACAAAGTGTAGTagtcatcatagaatcatagaatatcagggttggaagggacctcaggaggtcatctagtccaaccccctgctcaaagcaggaccaatccccaactaaatcatcccagcctctaaggaaggagattccaccacctccctaggtaacccattccagtgcttcaccaccctcctagtgacaaagtttttcctaatatccaacctaaaccacccccactgcaacttgagaccattcattactccttgttctgtcattttgCAGAGAGCAGTAACTCTCTTACTATCTTAGATACTAGAATCAGTTTTACAGAGGGAATGTTGTTCAGGTTACTCctctaaaatgttttttttttccccagggagttcaatgggcattggatcagtcCCTCAGATTCCACAGAGATCTTTAATTTCCATCTGGACAGATACCAGAATTAGGCTGAATGGACTTAGTTTAACATCTCATTTTAGTTATGTGCCTTGGCATTAGTTCATCCTGTGACAAACATTAGGTCGTCATTTTAACCAGTAATGTTTTGAATGTATATATTTCACTAGGCAACAGACTGCTAGAATTTTTGACCTTTTAAAGTGACACAGAATATTTACCAGCTTTGTTATCTGAGAATGCAACAAAGGCAGCCAGCTCTACAAATTTGAGAGCTACACCAGCTTCAAATGGTTTTCAGTATATATTGATTGCATTCTATATATACATGTGCAcgcatatatacatatattcttTCTCACACCCATCATCATAGTATTCGAAAGCCAAAAACTAGTCATAACATTCCAGAATTGAATGAACTGGAAAAGAAATATAATGTGCTTATGGAAATCATTCACTTTCTATGTCTAGGACCTTCCTGAAtataaataaacaatactttcatccatagatttcaaagcactttacaaaaatgtaaagaatcattctctccattttacagttggagaAACAAAGAACAGACAGTTCAAGTGATCTGCCTAAGGTCACACGGAGTAAATGACACAGGCTTTCTCTCCTAAGTCTGACTGTGCCTCTGAGAGAGACTACAAGATGCAAGCAGCAACTTTTTCATCTGAAACTCTTCAGTGTATTGCCagcctcaagcattcaaaaatcatgagtcaggcttcaAACAATCATGAGATTAGCTTAAAGTTTAttagatttttccccccaaataataaattttggttctttttctttgccttctggtatctgagcctttagggtgcattaTGGTCATGTTTTTCAGCTTTTCCTTGCAACCATACAGGTTAGAAGcacagttcatttttttttaaatgaaagccaagagTCTCACAGTTTCATGAtatggagctttaagaaaaacatcaaatattgcaagactcccAAGAAAAATCACCAGGGCAGACAACACTGTGCTAAGAACATAGCTATATCAGGCacatgtttaatattttaatggaGAAAATTGTTTTCTTCGCCTATGGAAAATGGACCTTATATtcagcaccagcagctcccaatgacttcaataggattgATGAGCATTCAGTGCCTCCAAAAACCAGGCCATCTGGGACTTGTCCAAGACCACACAACTCAGTGACGGAGCTGAAACTATACCTTGGGAGTGTTGGCTCCTCATCTGTGGCTTGAACCATTAGACCTATGCAACATAATATGGAAATTAAAAATACATGGCTCGATCCAGCTTTCTTTGTGATTGAAGGAACTATTCTCCCCTTAATATATGCCACTTCCTTCCGTTGTTAATAATGCTGGAGGAAAGCATGGTCAGTAAGGGGAGAGCATACATAAGGCTATGATCTTGCAAACAGGACTTCTGGCAACATAAGGACCCTCCTACATGGCTCCCACTGCAGGATATGTTCCACAAACCTATACAGAATAATTCATACAGACCTATCATACATAGCTCATAGCTATGGAAAGAGAAAAATCACAACAATTTTTTCTCTTTCCATAGCTATGAGTCTTCTTCCTCATAGGCTGGATAAACATGTTAATTCACTACTTCTTGTAATTCCAATCCATTTGAACAGTATTTTAAACATACTTAAAGTACtgtactgttttttaaaatgtattttagggGCTCAATAGATGGCTCTACAATAAAGCTTGGAAGAAAGGATGCAATATTTTAGAAATGTCATTAAACTCAAGATTTTTTTAAGTCAgacctttttttaaatgtttccacaTTAGACAACAGCTAGGGTCATTTTAATGGTTTTTAAGAGAGCTCTTTTCCTTTTAAGTCAAAGTCACTGCCTTTTTCAGTTTCTCTTGTTTTACCTCTTATTatgttgaaacattttgaaaggtCTGTCTTCCACTTGAAAGTCAGATCCCATTATCTGGGTAGGAATTTGAAAAGGtcagtattaaaaaaacaaaagctaaAACAACCCCAACAATGCAAACATTCAACACTAACGAATCCATGGGATATTGAAGGTTTAATTATACTTTAAGAAAATGTGCTGACCATACAACATATGGCACACTACTGATAAAGTAACATTGCTTATAATAAAttaaattacagtagaacctaacTCATTTGCACTAATCATAGGGAGCCAATTTAAATTACTGGCTAGTCTGGCTGGGATTGGCATTAAATGAAtaaacacaaaagaaaacaaggaTAGCACATAATCAAATGTACACTGTGCCTTTTACTTTTGATAATTATATAGTTCAGTTTTACTTATATAAGAATTCTTAATGTGTCAGTAAGTACTTTGTAAAAATAAGAACGTTTTAATAATAGGGCCTCACTCCAGCAGTGCCTTGGGAAGTCTATAAAGTGTGCAGATTAGGGGGGTGCTGATTAGTAAGGTTCTGCTGTGAAACATACAGGACATTTCAGCTGGTTCATGAAGCCATGGCACCTTTTCTAACAGATAAATATTAGCATAGATATGAGATAATACTCATGCTGGTGAAAAAACAAATAGACATTTCAGAACATAAAATACAATCAAACATCTTATCTAgttctggggggagaggaggggtttgAGCCAAGGAAATTGCATGTTGTACCAAGATATGTGCATTCTAAAAGACATGTATGTGTGTTGGGGAGAGAGGGTAAGGTTTTGGACTTGACTGAATTTCTTTTTTAAGGGAAAACATTCGACTATGTGTGCCCCGTAGTAGAATATGTTGCGACAATAAATAAACCAGTCAGAGAACCTAGTTCTTGTTTTCAGCTAATATGGTGACAGAGTCTGGAATAAACAATTGCTCAGATTTCTTCATGCTACAGCCTCTACAGTGTTACAAAAGCTTTACAACTTGCTACAGTGTTATAAAAGCTTTTCCAAGCCTAGAGATGCAATGCTATGGGGATAATAATTTGCTTTTCTAGAATGCCTTCCTGCTGCCTACCTCATGGCACTGTGTAAATATTAACAGCCCTCTGATGTTATTACTTATAGCACTTTATAGATCAGGAAACTAAGGCAAAGAGCAGTGACGTGGTTTGCCCAGCTTCACATCGGGTATGTCgacacagcaaacaaacaaaaaacagtggcAACTAGTCTCAAAGCCAGGGTCAACTGATTTGGGCTTATGCTATGGGACTAAGAAGAGCCATGTAGATATTCGAGCTCAGGTTGGaatccaggctctgaaacccagtgatgggggtgggtcttagagcctgggctccatcccAATCTCGAACGcctacactgctagttttagtCCCACAGCATGGGCCTGTGTCAGTTGACCTGGGGTCTGAGACTCACTGTCAGGGTTTGGGGGGTTTCTTTTTGGTGTGTAAATGTAGcctagtgagtcagtggcagagccagaagcagcagccagACCTTCTGAGCCTCAGTTTTCTGCTTTAATCACAAGGTCTTAGCTAACAGCCTCTTCTGCCTAACACTAACGAATGAACTGGCTTAACTTCAGAGGAGCTTATGATCCAATCTGTTACGTCTCATTCCCTtatttcaagaaatatatgtCACTGCATCACAATTTCGTGAAAACTTTGCTTGCTGGGATAGCCTTGTGAGACACAACAAAATGAATGACCACGAATCTCACCACCCGTAGAGGAAAATGCAAAACTCTTCTGGTTGACTGTGCTTTCCCCCAATCAGTAAAACAACAAAATCCCATGTGTAGAAGAGAGGGAAGGAAACTTAAAATATAGGATACGTTTGGAAACTTTCTCTCACAAGGCATTTAGAGAGCCTAGTGATCAGAGTGGTATAAAAACATAGCTAGACATTTTGTTCTTGCGAACATCCCATGGGGACAAATGTCACAATTACTTCAGTATACCTTAGCACAACATGAATAATATAATGCTAGATGCTACAAGAGCAGTCAGCACTGAGCAGTCACAATTTCAATTCAGGCTTCTTAAGATAAGGAATTAAAATAGCTTAAAACCAGACAAAGTTGGTGTCTGTTTCAGTTGATCAGAAAACATACCCTAGCTATTCAGGGTTACAACCCTGCCTGCCTCGCTTTGTGGTGCCTTCACACATCAGACACGATTCAGAGTCAGATGCTGACTAAGGCATGATTAAAAATTAGTTGTATCTGTTAcacaaaaagaaaatattattttcttcctctgcagcctcGCAAAATATACTCCTACTACTCCTTCCCCCGTAAGCGTGTGCCCTGCTCACTACAAACTGAAGTAAACAACTGGATTTGGTACATTGGTTCTAGAGTTTTCCAAGAGCTGCCTGTCAGTGCATAGCAAAGAAGGGTCTTGTAAGCGGTCCTCCATCTTCTCAACTACTCTTATCTCTAGTTCTAAGGTCATTAAAAACATAGAGAAGTGATTAAGCAGGAACTAGCTCTGAGGGATTATACTATTTGTCAGAGTAATAACAGTGAATTCAATACGTGTAAATCTCT is part of the Chrysemys picta bellii isolate R12L10 chromosome 2, ASM1138683v2, whole genome shotgun sequence genome and harbors:
- the LOC135981948 gene encoding uncharacterized protein LOC135981948, yielding MQSSPAVMAMQSVNRKRAPAWTDREVLDLIAVWGDESVLSELRSKRRNAKIYEKISKDMAERGYSRDATQCRVKIKELRQGYQKTKEANGRSGSHPQTSRFYEALHSILGAAATTTPPVTVDSEDGILSTAGSSDMLGDGEDEEGDEEGEAVGSSHNADFPDSQDLFITLTEIPYEASPAITPDTESGEGSATPSATVSQPSLESHSQRLARIRRRKKRTREDMFSELMASSQAQAAQQTQWRENLTRMHQANMDREERWRQEDQQATLTLLGLLREQTDTLRRLVDVLQERRQEDRAPLQSISNRPPPPPSPIPTSPKVQRRRGGRVPANSHSTPAESSSSRRLSFPKI